The Periplaneta americana isolate PAMFEO1 chromosome 2, P.americana_PAMFEO1_priV1, whole genome shotgun sequence genome has a window encoding:
- the LOC138714521 gene encoding uncharacterized protein has product MGEQSEKNTKPTERLKFEKTKGCADGAGQEYEIKVPALLFLRALQHTQQFRIATNFAEAGAFDDVVIAYKKNDSEKWITCFIQLKHKTSKYPITFRDLTNLKKIGDFNLIKYYKSYTEIKERFRDVSREHPVFQGDYEDSEYVIFTNAKMNPQLSQRHRQSHSISQPLLQVNSEASAVFSFNETSDDDIFQYFKDVSHFKEFLESVDLENISEEELLNKTKQLKTSLSKESLKTIGSITRLEDFRRIKCQLRDLEDCRDFLRNVSFFVDQPNEEQMDGIIQEEIQKLLCTNEIDTVSIWKEMYEAISIW; this is encoded by the coding sequence AAACCCACAGAGCGGCTGAAATTCGAGAAAACAAAGGGATGTGCCGATGGAGCTGGACAGGAGTATGAGATCAAAGTCCCCGCCCTGTTGTTCCTGAGAGCCCTGCAACACACACAACAGTTTCGTATTGCTACAAACTTCGCTGAAGCTGGTGCATTTGATGACGTTGTCATAGCCTACAAGAAAAACGACTCTGAAAAATGGATCAcgtgttttatacaactgaagcATAAGACCAGCAAGTATCCAATCACTTTTCGAGACTTGACAAATCTCAAGAAGATCGGGGACTTCAATCTCATCAAGTACTATAAGTCATATACTGAAATTAAAGAGCGATTCCGTGATGTTAGCAGGGAACACCCTGTGTTTCAGGGGGACTACGAGGACTCAGAGTACGTCATCTTCACTAACGCGAAGATGAACCCTCAACTATCACAGAGGCATAGACAATCACACTCCATCTCTCAACCTCTTCTACAAGTTAACAGTGAAGCTTCCGCTGTGTTTTCGTTCAATGAAACTTCAGATGACGACATCTTCCAATATTTTAAAGATGTTTCCCATTTCAAGGAATTTTTAGAGTCAGTTGATTTAGAAAATATTTCAGAAGAAGAGTTACTGAACAAAACTAAACAACTGAAGACATCACTGTCGAAAGAATCGTTAAAAACAATTGGATCAATTACACGTTTAGAGGACTTCAGAAGAATCAAATGCCAATTAAGAGATCTGGAAGACTGCCGTGATTTTCTTCGTAACGTGTCATTTTTTGTTGATCAGCCGAACGAAGAGCAAATGGATGGCATAATCCAGGAAGAGATTCAAAAACTCTTGTGCACCAATGAAATCGACACAGTATCCATTTGGAAGGAAATGTATGAAGCCATTTCAATCTGGTAG